A section of the Girardinichthys multiradiatus isolate DD_20200921_A chromosome 5, DD_fGirMul_XY1, whole genome shotgun sequence genome encodes:
- the tlr3 gene encoding toll-like receptor 3 isoform X1: MLYVAGSCIQTWVILVCTLIVTPFHCMASLKKATCIVQDDRADCSHLSLSSVPQDLPSNITSLDMSHNRMTAAHPDSLKQYAGLLHLNISYNNIKYLDEGLCRNLAQLQTLNMMHNQVYLLKKEDLSHCTKLTWLNMASNKLKLQGEPFSLLQSLEFLDVSINKLQSARLGSQPQLPSLVTLDLGHNDFTTLKSEDFSFLKDSHFLQVINLMSSVSLEKLEPGCFKPISSLRMLSLDGSRKSSTLIPDLCSELSRTAIGALSLRDIGLKNLTNRTFLGLNKTNLTLLDLSSNSISKIEDGSFQWLSGLQTLNMTGNNIKHLTRGTFNGLKMLKNLQLTKALVKSQKSSLPVIDDFSFQPLSNLESLKLQNTVFANITENTFKGLISLIELDLSWNSYLHTERKLTNKTFVSLADSPLRKLNLEGNALVAIEPGSFSCLKNLSILLLDRNFISQMFSGKEFEGLAQLKELHISNNVQAIDLTPESFVNVTNLSVLTLGKSLKAETLNHDSSPFRPLSNLTVLDLSNNNIANIRENMLEGLENLRVLKLQHNNLVRLWKMANPGGPVLFLKHTWRLISFDMEFNGMDEIPMEAFRNLSHLRELTISNNLLNNFRHSVFDDLTSLKVLRLEKNMITSVRAEVFKSPLSNLSVLVMGKNTFDCTCESILWFVTWLNNTNTSVPGLRDQYICNTPLLYFNHSIMDFDPLSCKDKTPFQALYILTSTAVLMLILSALIYRFHGWRIVFYWNILINRTLGFSDAKVEEGTEFEYDAYVIHAEEDTRWVERRMYPLEQKTCRFCLEDRDSNIGMSQLESIVNNMEKSRKILFVVTENLLNDPWCGRFTVHHALHQVIESSRDSVVLIFLQDVPDYKLSHSLFLRRGMLQERCILNWPPQKERIPAFYQKLLIALGMTNQLQE, translated from the exons ATGCTGTATGTAGCTGGATCCTGCATCCAAACATGGGTCATCCTCGTATGCACCTTGATTGTGACTCCATTTCATTGTATGGCCTCCTTAAAGAAGGCTACCTGCATTGTGCAAGATGACAGGGCTGATTGCAGTCATCTTAGCCTGAGCTCAGTCCCTCAGGATCTTCCCAGCAACATCACCAGCCTGGATATGTCCCACAACAGAATGACGGCAGCTCATCCAGACTCATTGAAACAGTATGCAGGACTTTTGCACCTCAACATCAGTTACAACAACATCAAATACCTGGATGAGGGCTTGTGCAGGAACCTGGCTCAGCTGCAGACCCTAAACATGATGCATAACCAAGTGTATTTACTGAAAAAAGAAGACCTGAGCCACTGCACCAAGCTAACATGGTTGAATATGGCTAGCAACAAGTTAAAGCTGCAAGGAGAACCCTTCTCCTTACTTCAG AGCCTGGAATTTCTTGATGTCTCCATAAACAAACTGCAGTCAGCCAGGCTTGGCTCACAGCCTCAGCTGCCCAGCTTGGTAACTCTGGATCTCGGGCATAATGATTTTACCACTCTGAAAAGTGAAGACTTTTCTTTTCTAAAGGACTCACATTTTCTGCAAGTTATCAACCTGATGTCGTCTGTGTCCCTAGAAAAA ctgGAGCCTGGTTGCTTTAAGCCGATTTCATCCTTACGTATGTTATCCCTTGATGGTAGCCGAAAGAGCAGCACGTTGATTCCTGATCTCTGTTCGGAGCTCTCTCGAACAGCCATTGGTGCCCTGTCTCTTAGGGATATTGGGCTGAAGAATCTTACAAACAGAACCTTCTTAggactgaataaaacaaacctaACACTTCTGGATCTGTCCAGCAATAGCATAAGCAAAATTGAAGACGGCTCCTTCCAGTGGCTGTCTGGACTTCAGACTCTTAACATGACTGGCAACAACATTAAGCACCTTACCCGAGGAACCTTTAACGGccttaaaatgttgaaaaacctACAGCTGACCAAAGCATTGGTGAAAAGTCAGAAATCATCTCTCCCTGTTATTGATGATTTCTCTTTTCAGCCACTAAGCAACCTGGAGAGCCTAAAGTTACAGAACACTGTATTTGCCAACATCACAGAGAATACTTTCAAAGGCTTGATAAGTCTTATAGAACTTGACTTGAGCTGGAATAGTTACCTACACACAGAAAGAAAACTCACCAATAAGACGTTTGTCTCTCTTGCTGATTCACCTCTCAGAAAGTTAAATCTAGAAGGCAATGCTTTGGTGGCCATTGAACCTGGGAGCTTCTCGTGTCTGAAAAACCTCTCCATTCTTCTTCTAGATCGCAACTTTATCTCGCAAATGTTCAGTGGCAAAGAATTCGAAGGTCTTGCTCAGTTAAAAGAGCTTCACATTAGCAATAATGTCCAGGCCATTGACCTGACCCCTGAGTCATTTGTCAATGTGACCAATCTTAGTGTGCTGACGTTGGGAAAGAGTCTGAAAGCCGAAACCTTGAACCATGATTCCTCTCCATTTCGTCCGTTGTCCAACCTTACTGTGTTGGACCTCAGCAACAACAACATCGCAAACATCAGAGAGAATATGTTAGAGGGGCTTGAGAACCTCAGGGTACTGAAACTCCAACACAACAACTTAGTCCGGTTGTGGAAGATGGCTAACCCTGGTGGCCCTGTCCTGTTTCTCAAACACACATGGAGGCTGATAAGCTTTGACATGGAATTCAATGGAATGGATGAGATTCCAATGGAAGCTTTCAGGAATTTGTCCCACCTCAGGGAGCTTACCATTAGCAACAATCTGTTAAACAATTTTCGGCACTCTGTTTTTGATGATCTTACATCCCTTAAAGTTTTACGCCTGGAGAAGAATATGATCACTTCGGTCAGAGCAGAAGTGTTCAAAAGTCCCCTGAGCAACCTCAGCGTCCTCGTCATGGGCAAAAACACATTCGACTGCACCTGCGAGAGCATCTTGTGGTTTGTCACATGGTTGAATAACACTAACACTAGTGTGCCAGGTCTCAGAGACCAGTATATATGCAACACCCCGCTACTTTACTTCAATCACTCCATCATGGACTTTGACCCACTGTCTTGCAAAGACAAAACCCCATTTCAGGCCCTTTACATACTAACCAGCACAGCAGTTTTAATGCTGATTCTCAGTGCCCTTATTTATCGATTCCATGGCTGGAGGATTGTGTTTTACTGGAACATATTGATCAATCGCACATTAGGATTTAGTGATGCCAAAGTAGAGGAGGGCACAGAGTTTGAGTATGATGCTTACGTCATACATGCCGAGGAAGACACCCGCTGGGTGGAGAGACGAATGTACCCTTTAGAGCAGAAAACCTGTCGATTTTGTTTGGAGGACAGAGATTCCAACATTGGCATGTCCCAGCTTGAGTCCATTGTGAATAATATggaaaaatctagaaaaatcTTGTTTGTGGTGACCGAGAATCTCCTCAATGATCCCTGGTGTGGACG ATTTACAGTCCACCATGCACTTCACCAGGTCATCGAATCCAGCAGAGACTCTGTTGTCCTGATTTTCCTGCAGGATGTACCCGACTACAAGTTATCTCACTCACTTTTCCTCCGCAGAGGCATGTTGCAAGAACGTTGTATCCTGAACTGGCCTCCACAGAAGGAGAGGATCCCAGCTTTTTACCAGAAGCTTCTCATTGCTCTTGGAATGACTAATCAATTGCAGGAGTGA
- the tlr3 gene encoding toll-like receptor 3 isoform X2, with amino-acid sequence MLYVAGSCIQTWVILVCTLIVTPFHCMASLKKATCIVQDDRADCSHLSLSSVPQDLPSNITSLDMSHNRMTAAHPDSLKQYAGLLHLNISYNNIKYLDEGLCRNLAQLQTLNMMHNQVYLLKKEDLSHCTKLTWLNMASNKLKLQGEPFSLLQSLEFLDVSINKLQSARLGSQPQLPSLVTLDLGHNDFTTLKSEDFSFLKDSHFLQVINLMSSVSLEKLEPGCFKPISSLRMLSLDGSRKSSTLIPDLCSELSRTAIGALSLRDIGLKNLTNRTFLGLNKTNLTLLDLSSNSISKIEDGSFQWLSGLQTLNMTGNNIKHLTRGTFNGLKMLKNLQLTKALVKSQKSSLPVIDDFSFQPLSNLESLKLQNTVFANITENTFKGLISLIELDLSWNSYLHTERKLTNKTFVSLADSPLRKLNLEGNALVAIEPGSFSCLKNLSILLLDRNFISQMFSGKEFEGLAQLKELHISNNVQAIDLTPESFVNVTNLSVLTLGKSLKAETLNHDSSPFRPLSNLTVLDLSNNNIANIRENMLEGLENLRVLKLQHNNLVRLWKMANPGGPVLFLKHTWRLISFDMEFNGMDEIPMEAFRNLSHLRELTISNNLLNNFRHSVFDDLTSLKVLRLEKNMITSVRAEVFKSPLSNLSVLVMGKNTFDCTCESILWFVTWLNNTNTSVPGLRDQYICNTPLLYFNHSIMDFDPLSCKDKTPFQALYILTSTAVLMLILSALIYRFHGWRIVFYWNILINRTLGFSDAKVEEGTEFEYDAYVIHAEEDTRWVERRMYPLEQKTCRFCLEDRDSNIGMSQLESIVNNMEKSRKILFVVTENLLNDPWCGRGMLQERCILNWPPQKERIPAFYQKLLIALGMTNQLQE; translated from the exons ATGCTGTATGTAGCTGGATCCTGCATCCAAACATGGGTCATCCTCGTATGCACCTTGATTGTGACTCCATTTCATTGTATGGCCTCCTTAAAGAAGGCTACCTGCATTGTGCAAGATGACAGGGCTGATTGCAGTCATCTTAGCCTGAGCTCAGTCCCTCAGGATCTTCCCAGCAACATCACCAGCCTGGATATGTCCCACAACAGAATGACGGCAGCTCATCCAGACTCATTGAAACAGTATGCAGGACTTTTGCACCTCAACATCAGTTACAACAACATCAAATACCTGGATGAGGGCTTGTGCAGGAACCTGGCTCAGCTGCAGACCCTAAACATGATGCATAACCAAGTGTATTTACTGAAAAAAGAAGACCTGAGCCACTGCACCAAGCTAACATGGTTGAATATGGCTAGCAACAAGTTAAAGCTGCAAGGAGAACCCTTCTCCTTACTTCAG AGCCTGGAATTTCTTGATGTCTCCATAAACAAACTGCAGTCAGCCAGGCTTGGCTCACAGCCTCAGCTGCCCAGCTTGGTAACTCTGGATCTCGGGCATAATGATTTTACCACTCTGAAAAGTGAAGACTTTTCTTTTCTAAAGGACTCACATTTTCTGCAAGTTATCAACCTGATGTCGTCTGTGTCCCTAGAAAAA ctgGAGCCTGGTTGCTTTAAGCCGATTTCATCCTTACGTATGTTATCCCTTGATGGTAGCCGAAAGAGCAGCACGTTGATTCCTGATCTCTGTTCGGAGCTCTCTCGAACAGCCATTGGTGCCCTGTCTCTTAGGGATATTGGGCTGAAGAATCTTACAAACAGAACCTTCTTAggactgaataaaacaaacctaACACTTCTGGATCTGTCCAGCAATAGCATAAGCAAAATTGAAGACGGCTCCTTCCAGTGGCTGTCTGGACTTCAGACTCTTAACATGACTGGCAACAACATTAAGCACCTTACCCGAGGAACCTTTAACGGccttaaaatgttgaaaaacctACAGCTGACCAAAGCATTGGTGAAAAGTCAGAAATCATCTCTCCCTGTTATTGATGATTTCTCTTTTCAGCCACTAAGCAACCTGGAGAGCCTAAAGTTACAGAACACTGTATTTGCCAACATCACAGAGAATACTTTCAAAGGCTTGATAAGTCTTATAGAACTTGACTTGAGCTGGAATAGTTACCTACACACAGAAAGAAAACTCACCAATAAGACGTTTGTCTCTCTTGCTGATTCACCTCTCAGAAAGTTAAATCTAGAAGGCAATGCTTTGGTGGCCATTGAACCTGGGAGCTTCTCGTGTCTGAAAAACCTCTCCATTCTTCTTCTAGATCGCAACTTTATCTCGCAAATGTTCAGTGGCAAAGAATTCGAAGGTCTTGCTCAGTTAAAAGAGCTTCACATTAGCAATAATGTCCAGGCCATTGACCTGACCCCTGAGTCATTTGTCAATGTGACCAATCTTAGTGTGCTGACGTTGGGAAAGAGTCTGAAAGCCGAAACCTTGAACCATGATTCCTCTCCATTTCGTCCGTTGTCCAACCTTACTGTGTTGGACCTCAGCAACAACAACATCGCAAACATCAGAGAGAATATGTTAGAGGGGCTTGAGAACCTCAGGGTACTGAAACTCCAACACAACAACTTAGTCCGGTTGTGGAAGATGGCTAACCCTGGTGGCCCTGTCCTGTTTCTCAAACACACATGGAGGCTGATAAGCTTTGACATGGAATTCAATGGAATGGATGAGATTCCAATGGAAGCTTTCAGGAATTTGTCCCACCTCAGGGAGCTTACCATTAGCAACAATCTGTTAAACAATTTTCGGCACTCTGTTTTTGATGATCTTACATCCCTTAAAGTTTTACGCCTGGAGAAGAATATGATCACTTCGGTCAGAGCAGAAGTGTTCAAAAGTCCCCTGAGCAACCTCAGCGTCCTCGTCATGGGCAAAAACACATTCGACTGCACCTGCGAGAGCATCTTGTGGTTTGTCACATGGTTGAATAACACTAACACTAGTGTGCCAGGTCTCAGAGACCAGTATATATGCAACACCCCGCTACTTTACTTCAATCACTCCATCATGGACTTTGACCCACTGTCTTGCAAAGACAAAACCCCATTTCAGGCCCTTTACATACTAACCAGCACAGCAGTTTTAATGCTGATTCTCAGTGCCCTTATTTATCGATTCCATGGCTGGAGGATTGTGTTTTACTGGAACATATTGATCAATCGCACATTAGGATTTAGTGATGCCAAAGTAGAGGAGGGCACAGAGTTTGAGTATGATGCTTACGTCATACATGCCGAGGAAGACACCCGCTGGGTGGAGAGACGAATGTACCCTTTAGAGCAGAAAACCTGTCGATTTTGTTTGGAGGACAGAGATTCCAACATTGGCATGTCCCAGCTTGAGTCCATTGTGAATAATATggaaaaatctagaaaaatcTTGTTTGTGGTGACCGAGAATCTCCTCAATGATCCCTGGTGTGGACG AGGCATGTTGCAAGAACGTTGTATCCTGAACTGGCCTCCACAGAAGGAGAGGATCCCAGCTTTTTACCAGAAGCTTCTCATTGCTCTTGGAATGACTAATCAATTGCAGGAGTGA